From the bacterium genome, one window contains:
- a CDS encoding response regulator — MRIFILDDDKDFARILQLQLKQLFPAVKFTHVETIATARETLAQEAPFDLAIFDQNLPDGLGYELIANPKLEQTTVLAVSSDDAPALPAKTLVAGADHFLAKRQVSLPLFLPLVEALLTRKKLEQELLQGKLMQERMGTIRTLLSTLQHEINNPLGAVLGAAYLIKQNSSTDPATADLGKLIEDSGKRINHVLTQLLDAIELDATNKGPEKMFHVPGDKAWDKQS, encoded by the coding sequence ATGAGAATTTTCATCCTCGACGACGACAAGGACTTCGCGCGCATCTTACAATTGCAACTTAAGCAGCTTTTCCCCGCTGTTAAGTTCACACATGTAGAAACTATTGCCACCGCCCGTGAAACATTAGCGCAAGAAGCGCCCTTTGATTTGGCAATCTTTGACCAGAATTTACCTGACGGCTTGGGCTATGAATTAATTGCAAATCCCAAACTCGAGCAGACAACCGTGCTAGCAGTGAGTTCAGATGACGCGCCTGCTTTGCCGGCAAAAACTTTAGTTGCTGGAGCTGATCATTTTCTCGCCAAACGTCAAGTTTCATTGCCGCTATTTCTTCCACTGGTTGAGGCCCTCTTAACACGGAAAAAACTCGAACAGGAGTTATTGCAAGGGAAACTCATGCAAGAACGCATGGGCACAATTCGCACACTGCTTTCGACGCTACAGCATGAAATTAATAATCCACTTGGCGCAGTCCTTGGCGCAGCATACTTGATTAAACAGAATTCCAGCACCGACCCGGCAACTGCTGACCTGGGGAAATTAATTGAAGACAGCGGCAAGCGCATTAATCATGTTTTAACTCAACTGCTAGACGCAATAGAGCTTGATGCAACAAACAAAGGTCCAGAAAAAATGTTTCATGTGCCCGGCGACAAAGCTTGGGATAAGCAGAGTTAA
- a CDS encoding 50S ribosomal protein L11 methyltransferase, translating into MSRWWWQLEIQGDRAEELIFAIPDLEIQGTEVLNSNLLRVYLSAEESSTDLALLHGKLETFGLTLVSTTKVAERNWVLESQTSWPDIQIGELTVKFTPSPENAVQQNLDRRTLLVVPSMGFGTGEHETTRMMLELMQSPGIMAATNKSVLDVGTGSGILSIAAAKLYEASITAIEIDGQAVANASENIALNSFSEENIRLIHGDIKLAAETYDLILANIYAEVLLELKADLIKRLNPGGSLIISGILAEKEKLILAEFSENLTVQSIQRQGLWIAVSLRK; encoded by the coding sequence ATGAGCCGTTGGTGGTGGCAACTAGAAATTCAGGGTGATCGTGCTGAAGAGCTAATTTTCGCAATCCCCGATCTAGAGATACAAGGCACTGAAGTATTGAACTCAAATCTTTTGCGCGTTTATTTGTCGGCAGAAGAATCCTCGACTGATTTAGCATTGCTTCACGGTAAACTTGAAACTTTTGGCCTAACTTTAGTTTCTACCACTAAAGTAGCAGAAAGAAATTGGGTTTTAGAATCTCAAACTAGCTGGCCCGACATCCAGATCGGGGAACTAACTGTTAAATTTACTCCTAGTCCTGAGAATGCGGTTCAGCAGAATCTAGATCGTAGAACCCTATTAGTTGTTCCCAGTATGGGCTTTGGCACAGGAGAGCATGAAACAACAAGAATGATGCTTGAGCTGATGCAGAGTCCTGGAATCATGGCGGCCACAAACAAGTCTGTGCTTGATGTCGGAACAGGGAGTGGAATTTTATCTATTGCAGCAGCAAAGCTTTACGAAGCAAGCATAACTGCGATTGAAATTGATGGACAAGCAGTTGCAAATGCAAGTGAAAATATTGCCTTGAATTCCTTCTCGGAAGAAAATATCCGGTTGATTCATGGCGATATTAAACTCGCAGCAGAAACTTATGACCTAATTTTAGCCAATATTTATGCCGAGGTTTTGCTTGAGCTTAAAGCTGACCTGATTAAGAGATTAAACCCTGGCGGATCGTTAATCATCTCTGGAATTTTAGCTGAGAAGGAAAAGTTAATTCTAGCTGAGTTTTCCGAAAATTTGACCGTTCAATCAATTCAGCGTCAAGGACTCTGGATTGCTGTAAGCTTAAGAAAGTGA
- a CDS encoding PQQ-dependent sugar dehydrogenase, whose amino-acid sequence MRSVYLTIFSALLWTYSQSETLAQAPALNIKLTEIATGLNAPVYLTHSSDHSTRLYVLEQAGKIKIVENAAILATPFLDISTEISSGGERGLLGLAFHPDYQSNRRFFIYVTNPQGDIEIFEYKASAKNSLVADPASKKSIIQIPHPKYGNHNGGCLKFGPDGYLYFATGDGGGAGDTRGNAQNLSSLLGKMLRIDINAKAGTYQVPHDNPFTDDLSAKKGIKPEIWAYGLRNPWRFSFDRKTGVLYAGDVGQNRVEEIDIIERGANYGWNIMEGMFCFKPEKGCLREKLKMPIQQYARKSGTSIIGGYIYRGKKIPELTGKYLFGDFTGGMIWTLTPNANDQWSRADLIAAPGMISSFGEDQAGELYVLGYQGNVYRIDPAISNSYKRSRD is encoded by the coding sequence ATGCGGTCTGTTTATTTGACAATATTTTCAGCCCTTTTATGGACTTACTCACAATCCGAAACCCTAGCTCAAGCTCCTGCCTTAAATATTAAATTGACCGAGATTGCAACTGGCCTGAATGCGCCAGTTTATCTTACACACTCAAGCGATCATAGCACTCGGCTCTATGTTTTAGAACAAGCAGGGAAAATCAAGATTGTCGAAAACGCTGCAATACTTGCTACCCCCTTCCTAGACATCTCTACTGAAATATCATCTGGGGGTGAGCGCGGACTACTTGGACTTGCCTTTCATCCTGATTATCAGTCCAACCGAAGGTTTTTTATCTATGTAACTAACCCTCAAGGCGACATTGAAATTTTTGAATATAAAGCATCTGCAAAAAATAGCCTGGTTGCAGATCCAGCAAGTAAGAAAAGTATTATCCAAATTCCCCACCCTAAGTACGGGAACCATAACGGCGGCTGCTTGAAATTTGGCCCAGATGGATATTTGTATTTTGCCACAGGAGATGGTGGAGGGGCCGGTGATACGCGTGGAAACGCTCAGAATTTATCCTCCCTACTCGGCAAAATGCTGAGAATCGACATCAATGCCAAGGCTGGCACATATCAGGTCCCGCATGACAACCCCTTTACAGATGATTTAAGCGCCAAGAAAGGCATAAAACCAGAAATTTGGGCATATGGCCTACGCAATCCCTGGCGCTTTAGTTTTGACCGTAAAACAGGGGTTTTATATGCGGGGGACGTGGGTCAAAATCGTGTTGAGGAAATCGATATTATCGAACGCGGGGCAAACTACGGATGGAATATCATGGAGGGCATGTTCTGCTTCAAACCTGAAAAAGGCTGCTTGCGTGAAAAACTTAAAATGCCAATTCAACAATATGCTAGAAAAAGCGGGACTTCAATCATTGGCGGCTATATCTATCGTGGCAAAAAAATTCCAGAGCTCACGGGCAAGTATCTCTTCGGGGATTTCACGGGAGGAATGATCTGGACACTAACACCAAATGCCAACGATCAATGGTCTCGCGCTGATTTAATTGCTGCACCTGGAATGATTAGTTCTTTTGGCGAAGATCAAGCTGGGGAACTCTATGTGCTTGGTTATCAGGGCAATGTCTATCGGATTGATCCGGCCATTAGTAATTCCTACAAAAGATCGCGAGATTAA
- a CDS encoding O-antigen ligase family protein codes for MLILSAILVFFIASAAWVSNSLPIAILLLGAVLLAYHVPKFSYYSFFLILPVFGHKPGTWQTAFLLYLSGALLIGSCLRNLVKQDCTTRSANSTLINSYLLISSLSLLGLPLKDLLFDLKSKFPPLGSFALIPFSLTRLATATEELIYYPLLALVLLFLAVLIERNSHQFLTAKERAQALALGLLFTIILGFLGYYGMIPLQELRGLDPTVNAGGVEFRMQSLFGHSGWFAEYVTLTIPCILLILLIPKTYWLRITLILVAALIGELTLVMTYQRGGWLSYPLTLFIIWGMIYLVRCHEQGEANALCALKKSFLKIMLSFPLTLVITAGVLHLSGLDLGAYKSRALEISKTSDRTDFVRAGVMLGMLRPMLGLGGESFAYQFEKEFVAKSGTYFKSIDLPLHGTAHNVYAQTFAGKGLLGLLALILIALKPLQLLLQSIKTNQQLEQIILNAIAACSGIAFLIYGNVQEIFYIPALGFIFFILIGLTSGVTSSQAEQHSRKALSIYAAILIVGALHHYLPPVSGLTQPEVGCYPPEANGARWCGRRALVRLDGLVAKRELEVSAGPYHGATQTLIIEDPTGQQLWAEALAPNTSTKIALDTLRKKIEYFVIKFDGVFVPQVSIPDSTDIRLLAVRVK; via the coding sequence GTGCTTATCTTATCAGCTATCTTAGTATTTTTTATTGCCTCAGCTGCTTGGGTAAGTAACTCGTTACCGATCGCCATTCTTCTGCTCGGCGCTGTGCTACTTGCTTATCATGTCCCTAAATTTAGCTATTACTCTTTCTTTTTGATTTTACCGGTATTTGGACACAAGCCCGGCACCTGGCAAACAGCATTTCTCCTTTATCTATCTGGAGCGCTCTTAATTGGTTCTTGTCTGAGAAATTTAGTCAAACAAGATTGCACTACGCGCTCAGCAAATTCAACATTAATCAATTCCTACCTTTTAATTTCATCGCTCAGCCTCCTTGGCCTTCCACTCAAAGATCTATTGTTTGACTTAAAAAGCAAATTCCCTCCGCTGGGAAGCTTTGCATTAATTCCTTTCAGCTTAACGAGGCTTGCAACCGCTACTGAAGAATTAATTTACTATCCGCTACTGGCCTTAGTCTTGCTTTTCCTTGCAGTGCTAATCGAAAGGAATTCGCATCAGTTCCTCACTGCTAAAGAGCGTGCCCAAGCCTTAGCACTAGGATTACTCTTCACAATTATTCTTGGTTTTCTCGGTTACTATGGGATGATCCCGCTTCAGGAGCTGCGTGGACTTGACCCCACTGTCAATGCCGGCGGAGTAGAGTTTCGCATGCAATCACTGTTCGGGCACTCTGGCTGGTTTGCCGAGTATGTAACCTTAACGATTCCCTGCATCTTATTAATTCTCCTGATCCCAAAAACATACTGGCTGAGAATCACTTTAATTTTAGTCGCTGCATTAATTGGAGAACTTACACTGGTAATGACTTATCAGCGTGGTGGTTGGCTTTCCTATCCCCTCACCTTATTTATAATTTGGGGCATGATTTACTTAGTGCGTTGCCACGAACAGGGTGAAGCAAACGCACTTTGTGCACTTAAAAAATCCTTTCTTAAAATCATGCTTAGTTTCCCTTTGACATTAGTGATTACAGCCGGAGTGCTACATTTAAGCGGACTTGATCTTGGGGCATATAAATCACGCGCACTTGAAATTAGTAAAACCTCGGATCGCACAGATTTCGTTCGTGCAGGGGTGATGCTCGGAATGCTTCGGCCGATGCTTGGTCTTGGTGGCGAATCATTTGCTTACCAGTTTGAAAAAGAATTTGTGGCAAAGTCAGGAACCTACTTTAAGAGTATCGATCTACCGCTGCATGGAACAGCGCATAACGTCTACGCCCAAACTTTTGCTGGGAAAGGCCTGCTTGGCTTACTTGCCTTAATTCTCATCGCCTTAAAGCCGTTACAGTTGTTACTGCAGAGTATTAAAACAAATCAACAGCTTGAGCAGATTATTCTTAATGCAATCGCTGCATGCTCAGGAATTGCTTTTTTGATTTACGGTAATGTGCAGGAAATATTTTATATTCCAGCCCTCGGGTTTATTTTCTTCATCCTAATTGGGCTGACAAGCGGTGTAACATCCTCTCAAGCAGAGCAACATAGCCGTAAAGCCTTATCTATCTACGCAGCGATATTGATTGTAGGAGCGCTACATCATTATCTCCCTCCTGTCTCTGGACTCACACAACCCGAAGTTGGGTGCTATCCACCGGAAGCAAACGGGGCACGTTGGTGCGGTAGGCGGGCATTAGTTAGACTTGATGGACTAGTCGCTAAGCGTGAGCTTGAAGTCTCAGCTGGTCCATATCACGGAGCAACCCAGACATTAATCATTGAAGACCCTACTGGCCAGCAACTCTGGGCAGAAGCTCTAGCCCCAAACACAAGCACGAAAATCGCACTTGATACTCTGCGAAA